The Herpetosiphonaceae bacterium genome contains a region encoding:
- a CDS encoding peptidoglycan bridge formation glycyltransferase FemA/FemB family protein: protein MHTMVQGQETAEKSARSLAVIEHTDATAWDTLVGQHAQGHMLQSWAWGELKQQFGWQPLRVSVTDGAAVAAAQVLIRPLYGLSVAYVPRGPLFAADETLNYALLQTLQRIARRRRAAFLRLEPNMPETSDATKALHSWLQVQRFVVAAPMQPRSSIHLDLTPAPDALFAAFSKGHRADVRRAERNGVTVRVGTTDADLDTFYTIMQATGERQSFAIHARGYYQAALRLFGDAARLLIAEHDGAALAAFLVFGWGREATYMYSGSTESGLKQGANHLLQWHAIQWARERGCTIYDLWGIPDAFGQMAHASSDEQARLEQAAKEHPLYGVYRFKKGWGGHVVRYLPAYDRVYLAPLYWLWQRRRGGGE, encoded by the coding sequence ATGCACACGATGGTACAAGGCCAGGAAACCGCAGAGAAGAGCGCCAGATCGCTGGCGGTGATCGAACATACCGATGCCACCGCGTGGGATACACTGGTCGGGCAGCATGCGCAGGGGCATATGCTCCAGAGCTGGGCCTGGGGCGAACTCAAGCAGCAGTTTGGCTGGCAGCCGCTTCGGGTGTCGGTCACGGATGGCGCGGCGGTCGCCGCCGCGCAGGTGTTGATTCGCCCGCTCTATGGCCTATCCGTGGCCTATGTGCCGCGCGGCCCGCTGTTTGCCGCCGACGAGACGCTCAATTACGCGCTGCTTCAGACGCTCCAACGAATCGCGCGGCGGCGGCGAGCCGCGTTCCTGCGGCTTGAGCCCAACATGCCGGAGACGAGCGACGCCACGAAAGCCCTGCACTCCTGGCTACAGGTCCAGCGCTTCGTGGTCGCCGCGCCGATGCAGCCGCGCTCGTCGATCCACCTGGATCTCACGCCCGCGCCTGATGCGCTGTTTGCCGCGTTCTCGAAAGGCCATCGCGCGGATGTGCGCCGGGCCGAGCGTAACGGCGTTACGGTGCGCGTCGGCACTACCGACGCCGATCTGGACACGTTCTATACGATCATGCAGGCGACGGGCGAGCGCCAGAGCTTCGCGATTCATGCACGCGGCTACTACCAGGCGGCGCTGCGGCTCTTTGGCGACGCGGCGCGGCTATTGATCGCGGAGCACGATGGCGCGGCGCTCGCGGCGTTTTTGGTGTTTGGCTGGGGTCGGGAAGCGACGTATATGTACAGCGGCTCGACCGAAAGCGGGCTGAAGCAGGGCGCGAATCACCTGCTACAATGGCACGCGATCCAGTGGGCGCGGGAGCGCGGCTGCACGATCTATGATCTGTGGGGCATTCCCGATGCGTTCGGCCAGATGGCCCATGCGTCGAGCGATGAGCAAGCGCGGCTGGAACAAGCAGCGAAAGAACATCCCTTGTACGGCGTGTACCGCTTCAAAAAAGGCTGGGGCGGCCACGTCGTGCGCTACCTACCCGCGTATGATCGCGTTTATCTCGCGCCGCTCTACTGGCTATGGCAGCGTCGGCGCGGCGGAGGCGAATGA
- a CDS encoding UDP-N-acetylmuramoyl-L-alanyl-D-glutamate--2,6-diaminopimelate ligase, whose protein sequence is MNLAQLIADLPDAQVTGAREVAISGVTYDSRKVVPGSVFVAIKGTHVDGHRFIPQALQQGAAAIVYEDQAALTEAMPDTATFVRVPCSRAALSPIAAAFYDYPGRALRVVGVTGSKGKTTTSTLIAHVLDTEGHTSGLMTTVDFKIGPRWWSNLTRQTTPEALEVQQMLREMLDAGCDYAVVEASSHGLSPQWNRVGDCDFDVAVLTNLTHEHLDYHGSIEQYRRDKARLFELLHVGQAGQGGRKTAVINLDDPSAPFFIDAAGAADVITYALHNPSALVRPYDVDLTRDGVSYTATTPWGDVAIDLAIPGEFNVLNSLAALSVGLSQGISGAAIAAALRAVGGVNGRMERVELGQPFTVVVDYAHNPDSFEQVMGMMRPLTKGKLISVFGSAGERDHEKRAIQGEIAGRYCDLVIIADEDPRDEDREAILAEIAAGVQRTGKREGRDYLLIADRAQALREAFRRAQPGDIVLLLGKGHESCIIYESGRKLPWSERGEAEQALREMGFNG, encoded by the coding sequence ATGAATCTTGCCCAACTTATCGCCGATCTGCCCGATGCACAGGTCACGGGAGCGCGTGAGGTTGCGATCAGCGGTGTGACCTACGACTCGCGCAAGGTGGTGCCCGGCAGCGTGTTCGTGGCGATCAAAGGCACGCATGTCGATGGGCATCGCTTTATTCCGCAGGCGCTCCAGCAGGGCGCGGCGGCGATCGTGTACGAAGATCAGGCGGCGCTGACCGAGGCTATGCCCGACACGGCGACGTTCGTGCGGGTGCCGTGCTCGCGGGCCGCGCTCTCGCCGATCGCGGCGGCGTTCTACGACTATCCGGGCCGCGCGCTGCGGGTGGTGGGTGTTACCGGCTCGAAGGGCAAGACGACGACCTCGACGTTGATCGCGCATGTGCTCGACACCGAAGGCCATACCAGCGGCCTGATGACGACGGTCGATTTCAAGATCGGGCCGCGCTGGTGGAGCAATCTGACCCGCCAGACGACGCCTGAGGCGCTCGAAGTGCAGCAGATGCTTCGCGAGATGCTCGACGCGGGCTGCGACTACGCGGTAGTCGAGGCGTCGTCGCACGGGCTGTCGCCGCAGTGGAACCGGGTGGGCGACTGTGATTTCGACGTGGCGGTGCTGACCAATCTGACTCACGAGCATCTGGACTACCACGGCTCGATCGAGCAGTATCGCCGCGACAAAGCGCGGCTCTTCGAGCTGCTGCACGTGGGACAGGCCGGGCAGGGCGGGCGGAAGACGGCGGTGATCAACCTGGATGATCCCAGCGCCCCGTTCTTTATCGACGCCGCGGGCGCTGCCGATGTGATCACCTACGCGCTGCACAATCCCTCGGCGCTGGTGCGGCCCTACGATGTCGATCTGACGCGCGACGGCGTGAGCTACACGGCTACCACGCCCTGGGGCGATGTCGCGATCGATCTGGCGATTCCGGGCGAGTTCAATGTGCTCAACTCGCTGGCGGCGCTGAGCGTCGGTCTGTCGCAGGGCATCTCCGGCGCGGCGATTGCTGCGGCGCTGCGGGCGGTCGGCGGTGTGAATGGGCGCATGGAGCGCGTCGAGCTGGGCCAGCCGTTTACAGTCGTCGTCGATTACGCGCACAACCCCGACTCGTTCGAGCAGGTGATGGGCATGATGCGTCCGCTCACGAAAGGCAAGCTGATCAGCGTCTTTGGCTCGGCTGGCGAGCGCGACCACGAGAAGCGCGCGATCCAGGGCGAGATCGCCGGGCGCTACTGCGATCTGGTGATCATCGCCGACGAAGATCCGCGCGACGAGGACCGCGAGGCGATTCTGGCCGAGATCGCGGCGGGTGTGCAGCGGACGGGCAAGCGCGAGGGCCGCGATTATCTGCTGATCGCCGATCGGGCACAGGCGCTACGGGAGGCGTTTCGGCGCGCGCAGCCCGGCGATATTGTGCTGCTGCTCGGCAAAGGCCACGAGTCGTGCATCATCTACGAGAGCGGTCGAAAGCTGCCGTGGTCGGAGCGCGGCGAGGCCGAGCAGGCGCTGCGCGAGATGGGTTTCAATGGATAA
- a CDS encoding GHMP kinase, translating into MQNIYKAKAPMRIGFFGGGTDVSPYPELYGGKVLNCTIDKYVRCMLRPTGKPGVIIRSLDLATITQTVAGRAWNGNLPLPQAVMNAHPEIDGVEIVMFSDVPPGSGLGSSSALVVAMLKVLDAAFELGIGPHDLAKLAYRIEREDLGISGGWQDQYAAAFGGMNVYHFGAGDAIVEPVVTDESALLELESTLVIGFIGDRQMLTRNVVNDQVRRMREGDTLRYHHETKAFVDESVKLLRAARIPDFGRLLHEAWEVKKAFSPHIASPLVDQVYAIAREHGAWGGKLSGAGGGGFMCFCCPFDRRLELEEALTAAGVRVRPFSFTRTGVHAWKAQP; encoded by the coding sequence ATGCAGAATATCTATAAAGCAAAAGCGCCGATGCGCATCGGATTCTTCGGCGGCGGCACCGATGTTAGCCCGTATCCTGAGCTGTACGGCGGCAAAGTGCTCAACTGCACGATCGATAAGTATGTGCGCTGTATGCTGCGGCCCACCGGCAAGCCCGGCGTGATCATCCGCTCGCTCGACCTCGCGACGATTACGCAGACGGTGGCGGGACGCGCCTGGAACGGCAACCTGCCGCTGCCGCAGGCGGTGATGAACGCGCATCCTGAGATCGACGGCGTTGAGATCGTGATGTTCAGCGACGTGCCGCCGGGCTCCGGCCTCGGCTCGTCGTCGGCGCTGGTGGTGGCGATGCTCAAGGTGCTGGATGCCGCCTTTGAGCTTGGGATCGGCCCGCACGATCTGGCGAAGCTCGCCTACCGCATCGAGCGCGAGGACCTGGGCATCTCCGGCGGCTGGCAGGATCAGTACGCGGCGGCCTTCGGCGGCATGAACGTCTACCACTTCGGCGCGGGCGATGCGATCGTCGAGCCGGTGGTTACGGATGAGTCGGCGCTGCTGGAGCTGGAGTCAACCCTGGTGATCGGCTTTATCGGCGATCGGCAGATGCTCACGCGCAACGTGGTCAACGATCAGGTCCGCCGCATGCGCGAGGGCGATACGCTGCGCTATCATCACGAGACGAAAGCATTTGTCGACGAGTCGGTCAAGCTGCTGCGCGCGGCACGCATCCCCGACTTCGGGCGCTTGCTGCACGAGGCCTGGGAGGTCAAAAAAGCCTTCTCGCCGCATATCGCCTCGCCGCTGGTCGATCAGGTCTATGCCATCGCCCGCGAGCACGGCGCGTGGGGCGGCAAGCTCTCCGGCGCTGGCGGCGGCGGCTTTATGTGCTTCTGCTGCCCCTTTGACCGTCGGCTGGAGCTTGAGGAGGCGCTGACCGCCGCAGGCGTGCGCGTGCGGCCCTTCTCCTTCACGCGCACGGGCGTTCACGCCTGGAAAGCGCAGCCGTAG
- a CDS encoding haloacid dehalogenase — MNLETIVEAAIARLDETNQARETALATSRSLIRQCANAIRATHRHEWASAETMLGEADRIATELRARLTEHSAILNAGYSQDAFKEYAEARLVYAMVRGIDLPSPEQIAVEPAAYLNGLAEAASELRRYILDGLRKGDVTTGEQLLEVMDDVYSRLVTVDYPDGVTGGLRRTTDALRAVLERTRGDLTAAIRQDHLMAALAQVESRLPAQE, encoded by the coding sequence ATGAATCTTGAAACGATTGTTGAAGCGGCGATTGCTCGTCTCGATGAGACGAACCAGGCGCGTGAAACCGCGCTGGCTACGTCGCGCAGCCTGATTCGCCAGTGCGCCAACGCGATTCGCGCCACACATCGCCATGAGTGGGCTAGTGCCGAGACAATGCTGGGCGAGGCCGACCGGATCGCCACGGAGCTGCGCGCCCGCCTGACCGAACACTCCGCGATTTTGAACGCGGGCTACAGCCAGGATGCCTTCAAGGAGTATGCCGAGGCGCGGCTGGTCTATGCCATGGTGCGCGGCATCGATCTGCCCAGCCCGGAGCAGATCGCGGTCGAGCCTGCCGCCTATCTCAACGGCCTGGCCGAGGCTGCCAGCGAGCTGCGCCGCTATATTCTGGATGGCCTGCGCAAAGGCGATGTCACCACCGGCGAGCAGCTTCTTGAGGTGATGGACGACGTGTACAGCCGGCTCGTCACCGTCGATTATCCCGACGGCGTTACCGGCGGCCTGCGCCGCACCACCGACGCGCTGCGGGCCGTGCTGGAGCGCACACGCGGCGATCTGACGGCGGCGATCCGGCAAGATCACCTGATGGCCGCGCTCGCCCAGGTTGAGTCGCGGCTTCCGGCGCAGGAGTAG
- a CDS encoding ElyC/SanA/YdcF family protein translates to MTPRISTVALWRSFRRILSLLLLIVLIAFGTGAAIMLQAGRSDNQPADAAIVMLTDGAGSTTRLEHARRLYIEGKVSRILLAGADVAESRATLQSRGVKDEAVIELQAAQQRAQLAAARQALERDHLTSALLIAEPVEMLRLLKIAHDQRLRLMSAPVGADSDINIGGVAQEIGRYFRYVLLDG, encoded by the coding sequence ATGACTCCACGGATTTCTACAGTCGCGCTCTGGCGCTCGTTTCGGCGCATCCTGTCGCTGCTGCTGCTGATTGTGCTGATCGCGTTCGGCACCGGCGCGGCGATCATGCTCCAGGCGGGACGCAGCGATAACCAGCCAGCCGACGCCGCGATCGTTATGTTGACCGATGGTGCGGGATCGACGACGCGGCTGGAGCATGCGCGCAGGCTCTACATCGAGGGCAAGGTTTCGCGGATCTTGCTGGCCGGTGCGGATGTCGCCGAGAGCCGCGCCACGCTGCAAAGTCGGGGCGTCAAAGACGAGGCCGTGATCGAGCTGCAAGCCGCGCAGCAGCGCGCGCAGCTTGCCGCCGCCAGACAGGCGCTCGAACGCGATCACCTGACCAGCGCGCTGCTGATCGCCGAGCCGGTCGAGATGCTGCGGCTGCTGAAGATCGCCCACGATCAGCGGTTGCGCCTGATGAGCGCGCCCGTCGGAGCCGACAGCGACATCAACATCGGCGGCGTGGCCCAGGAGATCGGGCGCTATTTCCGCTACGTGCTGCTCGACGGCTAG
- a CDS encoding DUF4395 domain-containing protein, translating into MEQERPATHSSSSADGVPLPIVKLNRWVLVLGVLIGIVTQQPAATTILFVLLLPAVVLGQRWSPIAALGRWLFATKLPGAERQDRRLMRFNNTIALALLGAAQIAFVAGLPMVGWALALMVAGAASVALAGFCVGCFLYYQFKLHRRQILG; encoded by the coding sequence ATGGAACAGGAGCGACCTGCAACTCATTCATCAAGTTCCGCTGATGGCGTTCCGCTTCCGATCGTGAAGCTGAACCGTTGGGTGCTTGTTCTTGGCGTGTTGATCGGCATCGTCACGCAGCAGCCAGCGGCAACCACGATCCTGTTTGTGCTGCTGCTGCCTGCGGTGGTGCTGGGGCAGCGCTGGAGTCCGATCGCGGCACTGGGCCGCTGGCTGTTTGCAACCAAGCTCCCAGGAGCCGAACGCCAGGATCGGCGGCTGATGCGCTTCAACAATACGATCGCGCTGGCGCTGCTGGGCGCGGCGCAGATTGCCTTCGTCGCTGGCTTGCCCATGGTCGGCTGGGCGCTGGCGCTCATGGTGGCGGGAGCGGCAAGCGTGGCGCTGGCAGGCTTCTGCGTCGGCTGCTTTTTGTACTACCAGTTCAAGCTGCATCGCCGCCAGATCTTGGGCTGA
- a CDS encoding alpha-amylase family glycosyl hydrolase, translating into MTHPYLWWQTGTVYQIYPRSFMDSNGDGTGDLQGILGRLDYLAWLGVDAIWLSPIFPSPMADFGYDVADYVDIDPLFGMLADFDALLAQAHGRGMKVLLDLVPNHSSDEHRWFVESRSSRDNPKRDWYIWRDPAPDGGPPNNWEAMFGGSAWQLDAATGQYYLHLFHAKQPDLNWRNPAVRQAMYDAMRFWLDRGVDGFRVDVIWLLIKDEQFRDNPPNPEWREGDPPWMRYHKVYTEDQPEVHAVVREMRAVLDEYHERVMIGEIYLPVPRLMMYYGESLDGAHLPFNFQLVLLPWNAAVIRQAVDEYEAALPAGAWPNWVLGNHDQPRVVSRIGPAQARVAQMLLLTLRGTPTCYYGDEIGMHNVPIPRELAHDPQEQLSPGFGRDPERTPMQWDATTNAGFSTATPWLPLADDYAVNNVAAQRDDPRSMLSLFRRLIDLRRSHPALTIGSHRSVNTGSVDVFAYMREAQDQRILVALNFSSSEQTLDVAAGSARGTILCSTHLDRDGHVELSRLTLRPDEGLLLAIE; encoded by the coding sequence ATGACACATCCGTATCTTTGGTGGCAGACGGGGACGGTCTATCAGATCTATCCGCGCAGTTTTATGGATAGCAACGGCGATGGCACCGGCGATCTGCAAGGTATTCTCGGTCGCCTGGATTATCTGGCATGGCTTGGCGTCGATGCGATCTGGCTCTCGCCGATCTTTCCCTCGCCGATGGCCGATTTTGGCTACGATGTCGCCGATTACGTCGATATCGATCCGCTCTTCGGCATGCTCGCCGACTTCGACGCCTTGCTGGCGCAGGCGCATGGCCGTGGCATGAAGGTCTTGCTCGACCTCGTGCCGAATCACTCCTCCGACGAGCATCGCTGGTTTGTCGAGTCGCGCTCCAGCCGCGACAACCCGAAGCGCGACTGGTATATCTGGCGCGATCCGGCTCCCGACGGCGGCCCGCCCAACAACTGGGAGGCGATGTTCGGCGGCAGCGCGTGGCAGCTCGACGCCGCGACCGGCCAGTATTACCTGCATCTCTTCCACGCCAAGCAGCCCGACCTGAACTGGCGCAATCCGGCGGTTCGGCAGGCGATGTACGATGCGATGCGCTTCTGGCTCGATCGGGGCGTGGACGGCTTCCGCGTCGATGTGATCTGGCTGCTGATCAAAGACGAGCAGTTCCGCGATAATCCGCCCAATCCTGAGTGGCGCGAGGGCGATCCGCCGTGGATGCGCTATCACAAGGTGTATACCGAGGATCAGCCGGAGGTTCACGCGGTCGTGCGCGAAATGCGCGCGGTCCTCGACGAGTATCACGAGCGCGTGATGATTGGCGAGATCTACCTGCCGGTTCCACGCCTGATGATGTACTACGGCGAGTCGCTCGACGGCGCGCATCTGCCCTTCAACTTCCAGCTTGTGCTGCTGCCGTGGAATGCCGCCGTGATCCGCCAGGCTGTGGATGAGTACGAGGCCGCGCTGCCTGCTGGCGCGTGGCCCAACTGGGTGCTCGGCAACCACGATCAGCCCCGCGTGGTGAGTCGCATCGGCCCGGCGCAGGCGCGTGTCGCCCAGATGTTGCTGCTGACGCTGCGGGGCACGCCCACCTGCTACTATGGCGACGAGATCGGCATGCATAACGTGCCGATCCCACGCGAGCTGGCGCACGATCCCCAGGAGCAGCTTTCGCCCGGCTTTGGCCGCGACCCGGAGCGCACGCCGATGCAGTGGGATGCCACGACCAACGCGGGCTTTTCGACGGCCACGCCCTGGCTGCCGCTCGCCGACGATTATGCCGTCAACAACGTCGCCGCCCAGCGCGACGATCCCAGATCAATGCTAAGCCTGTTCCGACGGCTGATCGATCTTCGCCGCTCGCATCCGGCGCTGACTATCGGCTCGCACCGCTCGGTGAATACCGGCAGCGTCGATGTCTTTGCTTACATGCGGGAGGCGCAGGACCAGCGTATTCTGGTAGCGCTCAACTTCAGCTCGTCGGAGCAGACGCTCGATGTCGCGGCGGGCAGCGCGCGCGGCACGATCCTCTGCTCGACTCACCTCGATCGCGACGGGCATGTCGAGCTGTCAAGGCTTACACTGCGGCCCGACGAGGGCCTGTTACTGGCGATCGAGTAG